The Carnobacterium divergens genome includes a window with the following:
- the purN gene encoding phosphoribosylglycinamide formyltransferase, with translation MKIAVFASGNGSNFEAIVKSMNQGEIEGAIVLVFSDRTDAYVLERAKSLQIPVRSFSPKQFTNKVEYEKEILKELKAKEVELLVLAGYMRLIGPTLLNAYPNRILNIHPALLPEFPGLHGIRDAFEAGVKQTGVTVHYVDNGVDTGPILAQKRVNIEENETLASLELKIHQAEHQLYPEVIQDVIQAIKKTEN, from the coding sequence ATGAAAATAGCCGTTTTTGCTTCTGGAAACGGAAGTAATTTTGAAGCGATTGTGAAAAGCATGAATCAAGGAGAAATTGAAGGTGCGATTGTGTTGGTTTTTTCTGACCGCACAGATGCGTATGTTTTAGAGCGAGCAAAAAGCTTACAAATTCCAGTTCGGTCTTTTTCACCGAAACAATTTACAAATAAAGTTGAATATGAAAAAGAAATTTTAAAAGAACTGAAAGCAAAAGAAGTGGAGTTGCTTGTTTTAGCAGGATATATGCGTTTGATTGGTCCAACTTTACTAAATGCTTATCCAAATCGTATTTTAAATATCCATCCTGCCTTACTTCCTGAATTCCCAGGATTGCATGGCATTCGAGATGCTTTTGAAGCAGGAGTTAAGCAAACGGGTGTGACGGTACACTATGTTGATAATGGCGTGGATACAGGTCCCATTTTAGCTCAAAAAAGAGTTAATATAGAAGAAAATGAAACGTTAGCAAGTTTGGAATTAAAAATCCATCAAGCGGAACATCAGCTTTATCCAGAAGTGATTCAAGATGTCATTCAGGCGATTAAAAAAACTGAAAATTAA
- the purM gene encoding phosphoribosylformylglycinamidine cyclo-ligase produces MANAYSKAGVDVEAGYETVERIQKHVKKTERKGVMDMIGGFGGCFDLTQLNVKEPVLVSGTDGVGTKLMIAIQQNKHDTIGIDCVAMCVNDIVAQGAEPLYFLDYIATGKNVPARLEKVVAGVSDGCIQAGAALIGGETAEMPGMYNDDDYDLAGFAVGVAEKKELIKKADIKEEDILIGIASSGIHSNGYSLVRKVFFEQNEFDYDSLLPELKGEPLGSVLLTPTKIYVKALLPLIKERKIHGIAHITGGGFVENIPRMLPTNLAAHVQLGSWDVLPIFQALQLYGTIPAHEMYEIFNMGIGMVIAVSKDDVKSVLEQLEKAGETASVIGWITKRTDEALILEEV; encoded by the coding sequence GGCAAATGCTTATTCAAAAGCAGGAGTAGACGTTGAGGCTGGATATGAAACCGTTGAACGCATTCAAAAACATGTGAAAAAAACAGAACGCAAAGGTGTTATGGACATGATTGGTGGATTTGGTGGTTGCTTCGATTTAACCCAATTAAATGTGAAGGAACCGGTTTTGGTTTCAGGTACAGATGGGGTTGGAACAAAGTTAATGATTGCTATTCAACAAAATAAACATGACACAATTGGAATTGATTGTGTGGCAATGTGTGTAAACGATATTGTGGCCCAAGGAGCCGAACCTCTTTATTTTTTAGATTATATAGCGACCGGAAAAAATGTCCCTGCTCGTTTGGAAAAAGTAGTAGCAGGTGTAAGTGACGGGTGCATTCAAGCAGGAGCTGCTTTGATTGGTGGCGAAACTGCAGAAATGCCTGGTATGTACAACGATGATGACTATGATTTAGCTGGTTTTGCTGTTGGTGTAGCAGAAAAAAAGGAATTGATAAAAAAAGCGGATATTAAAGAAGAGGACATTTTGATAGGCATTGCTTCAAGTGGAATTCATTCAAACGGGTATTCCTTAGTTCGTAAGGTGTTCTTTGAACAAAATGAGTTTGATTATGACTCGTTATTACCTGAATTAAAAGGTGAACCATTAGGCTCCGTCTTGTTAACACCCACTAAAATTTATGTTAAAGCACTGCTTCCATTAATCAAAGAAAGAAAAATTCATGGAATCGCTCATATAACTGGTGGCGGGTTTGTTGAGAATATTCCACGGATGCTTCCTACGAATTTAGCTGCCCATGTGCAGTTGGGAAGTTGGGATGTATTGCCTATTTTCCAAGCATTGCAACTTTACGGTACTATTCCTGCTCATGAGATGTACGAAATCTTCAATATGGGGATAGGAATGGTAATTGCTGTTTCAAAAGATGACGTTAAAAGCGTTTTAGAACAATTGGAAAAGGCCGGAGAGACAGCTTCAGTGATTGGATGGATTACGAAACGAACGGATGAAGCATTGATTTTAGAAGAGGTGTAG